A single window of Huiozyma naganishii CBS 8797 chromosome 10, complete genome DNA harbors:
- the PRP46 gene encoding mRNA splicing protein PRP46 (similar to Saccharomyces cerevisiae PRP46 (YPL151C); ancestral locus Anc_8.672), which yields MNSADDLYRELRWNNQFQVMGTLPRNLQQVIDERTRGSGAGTTVVAYDGRSGEEGQAAVQRYQQLVAQKPQWHAPWRLSKVINGHLGWVRCVAVEPVDNEWFVTGSNDTTLKVWDLASGKLKLTLSGHTMGVRDVAVSERHPYMFSASEDKLVKCWDLEKNTAIRDYYGHLSGVHTVDIHPTLDLIATGGRDAVVKLWDIRTRKAVKTLVGHKAPITKVKCTPVDPQVVSSSTDTTVRLWDIVAGKSMKVLTHHKRAVRSIALHPGEFSLASACTDDVRSWRLPEGSLLTNFQSQSTGVINTLSINDDNVMFAGGDNGVLSFYEYKSGHLYQQTSTQEVRGSLESERGVLTSTFDATGLRLITGEVDKSIKIWRHVEDATEENQPGLPWNPNLSGQRF from the coding sequence ATGAACTCTGCGGACGATCTGTACCGGGAGCTGCGATGGAATAACCAGTTCCAAGTTATGGGCACGTTGCCGCGAAACCTGCAGCAAGTGATAGACGAGCGGACACGCGGTTCCGGGGCTGGGACAACGGTTGTTGCGTACGATGGTAGGTCTGGCGAGGAGGGACAGGCTGCTGTGCAGCGGTACCAGCAGCTTGTTGCGCAGAAACCGCAGTGGCATGCGCCCTGGAGGCTGAGCAAAGTGATCAATGGGCATCTTGGGTGGGTCCGGTGCGTGGCCGTCGAGCCCGTGGACAACGAGTGGTTTGTCACTGGGTCGAACGATACGACGCTGAAAGTGTGGGACCTGGCCTCTGGGAAGTTGAAGCTGACTCTTTCGGGCCACACGATGGGCGTCAGGGACGTGGCTGTGTCCGAGAGGCACCCGTATATGTTCAGTGCCTCAGAGGACAAGCTGGTGAAATGCTGGgacttggagaagaacacCGCCATTAGGGACTACTATGGCCACCTGTCCGGTGTCCACACCGTGGATATTCACCCGACATTGGACCTCATTGCCACTGGTGGCAGGGACGCCGTGGTGAAACTGTGGGACATACGTACGCGGAAGGCTGTGAAGACGCTCGTGGGTCACAAAGCGCCCATCACCAAAGTGAAGTGTACCCCAGTGGACCCTCAAGTCGTGAGCAGCTCCACGGACACGACGGTGCGGTTGTGGGACATAGTCGCTGGTAAATCGATGAAAGTGCTCACACACCACAAAAGGGCCGTGAGGTCAATTGCATTGCACCCGGGCGAGTTCTCACTAGCGTCCGCGTGCACAGACGACGTGCGGTCCTGGAGACTGCCGGAGGGGTCGCTGCTAACGAACTTCCAGTCGCAGTCGACTGGTGTGATCAACACGCTTTCGATCAACGACGATAACGTCATGTTCGCTGGCGGGGATAACGGGGTCCTGTCCTTCTACGAATACAAGTCTGGCCATTTGTACCAGCAGACATCGACGCAAGAGGTTAGAGGGTCCCTGGAGAGTGAACGTGGCGTGCTCACGAGCACGTTCGATGCCACAGGGCTGAGGTTGATCACGGGTGAGGTGGACAAGAGCATAAAGATTTGGAGACATGTGGAGGACGCAACAGAGGAAAACCAGCCAGGGTTACCGTGGAATCCAAACCTGTCCGGACAGAGATTTTGA
- the RRD2 gene encoding peptidylprolyl isomerase RRD2 (similar to Saccharomyces cerevisiae RRD2 (YPL152W); ancestral locus Anc_8.674) encodes MSDAMPCKRLLMKRDLDLWESSETRAHLVHFIEQLADAVRGRENEQYDLPISASVEALMGLLQQVRGVIERHPVAKKDAPASRFGKVEFRDFYDELRAESASLITGAFPQLTQNQVRQLQTYLEESWGDKRRIDYGSGHELNFMCFLYGLTAYKVFDLGGTDRANLVLKPFIEYLKIMRVLETEYWLEPAGSHGVWGLDDYHFLPFLFGAFQLSTHKHLKPLSIHNEEVVELFADKYLYFGCIHFINSVKTTATLRWHSPMLDDISGVKKWSKVAEGMVKMYQAEVLSKLPIMQHFYFSDFLLCPEGVSAPDNVDRDDDGCSTLEPHMGHATWGDCCGIKIPSAIAATESNRQTNRHKPLPFD; translated from the coding sequence ATGAGCGATGCGATGCCATGTAAGCGGCTACTGATGAAGCGAGACTTGGATCTGTGGGAAAGTAGCGAGACGCGGGCGCACTTGGTGCATTTTATAGAGCAATTGGCCGATGCGGTGCGCGGGCGCGAGAACGAGCAGTACGATCTTCCCATCTCTGCTAGTGTGGAAGCGCTCATGGGTTTGTTGCAGCAAGTGCGCGGTGTTATTGAACGGCACCCGGTGGCGAAGAAGGACGCACCGGCGTCTAGGTTTGGGAAAGTGGAGTTCAGGGACTTCTACGATGAGTTGCGTGCAGAGTCAGCCAGTTTGATCACAGGAGCGTTTCCACAACTCACACAAAATCAAGTTCGTCAGTTGCAGACGTATCTTGAGGAGTCCTGGGGCGATAAACGGAGGATAGATTATGGTTCGGGCCACGAACTGAACTTTATGTGCTTTCTGTACGGTTTGACAGCTTACAAAGTGTTCGATCTTGGTGGCACAGACAGGGCGAACCTCGTCTTGAAACCGTTTatcgagtacttgaagatcaTGCGGGTGCTTGAGACAGAATACTGGCTGGAACCTGCCGGGTCCCATGGGGTATGGGGGCTGGACGACTACCATTTCCTACCGTTCCTTTTCGGCGCCTTCCAGTTGTCCACGCACAAGCATTTGAAACCACTGTCCATTCACAATGAGGAGGTTGTCGAGCTGTTTGCGGACAAGTACCTGTATTTTGGTTGCATACACTTCATCAATTCAGTGAAGACCACTGCCACTCTGCGGTGGCACTCGCCCATGTTGGACGACATCAGCGGCGTAAAGAAATGGTCCAAAGTCGCTGAAGGGATGGTCAAGATGTACCAGGCAGAGGTTCTCAGCAAGCTACCCATTATGCAACACTTCTACTTTAGCGATTTCCTACTGTGCCCTGAGGGAGTATCCGCACCGGACAACGTCGACCGTGACGATGACGGATGTTCCACTCTGGAACCACATATGGGGCACGCTACCTGGGGGGACTGCTGTGGGATCAAGATCCCAAGTGCCATCGCGGCAACGGAATCCAATCGTCAGACGAACCGCCACAAGCCATTGCCCTTCGATTAA
- the RAD53 gene encoding serine/threonine/tyrosine protein kinase RAD53 (similar to Saccharomyces cerevisiae RAD53 (YPL153C); ancestral locus Anc_8.676) produces MEAMDGTQPTQQSTQMTQKFLVDKFTQEKISERIVVRIICTSGQNKIRDLEADPQKVLRTTSSIKKVWTFGRNSATSDYHLGNIGRLSNQHFQILLGEDGNLLLRDTSTNGTWLNGVRLEKGLNQVLSQGDEIRVGLGVAADTVSLVVFINDRFKQTLERLAHEKESESTRDHHDTGPGTPDGTLTRTLPQSEEHSILRDYFIQDEVVGQGAFATVKKAIETATGRTYAVKIINKRKVMGNLDGVTRELTVLQKLDHPSIVTLKGFYEDKDNYYMVMEFVSGGDLMDFVAAHGPVGEDAGREITRQILEAVKYIHSVGISHRDLKPDNILIKQDDPVLVKITDFGLAKMQEHGAFMNTFCGTLAYVAPEVVNGRQQTSEPAVPKGERSHYSSLVDMWSMGCLVYVILTGHLPFSGSTPQQLYEQIGKASYHEVPLKDCRISDQARDFIDCLLQVDPNNRLSAARALEHPWIQMAYLGSPFDGASPPMVMEPESSLPSQVSLMESTENQSQLQKLDEEKYEAVKAERDAQFEQLLAMSRSRQDNGTKQPFKKPLGAPERFTRDAFISQQYTRERPAPQARQRGYGTQPTKPAATGTNTGRFLTLVPTSLSYAQEKIAVTQGLSTFFIGRSHHCNYVLNNPLLSRVHCFLLKKRHPVGGSINEAPAAGLEDLWYCHVGSNPCHLNGAKIGPGQKCLLYDGDVLKILNDEQSKLQGRLFEIRVQIDDPTGLYNDGQASVGDSQRRPREVTPQTAEERGLVTRLNRMMATANANPRSVPREHHYESTSDDPEQRNSIPTSPPLKRAKLNPTTRTSSNLQFASSG; encoded by the coding sequence ATGGAGGCGATGGATGGGACGCAGCCCACGCAGCAGTCAACGCAGATGACGCAGAAGTTCCTGGTGGATAAGTTCACACAGGAGAAGATCAGCGAGCGCATTGTGGTGCGGATTATCTGCACTTCTGGGCAGAACAAGATCCGGGACCTTGAGGCGGACCCGCAGAAGGTGTTGCGGACGACGTCGTCGATCAAGAAAGTATGGACCTTTGGGAGGAACAGCGCCACGTCGGACTACCATCTGGGGAACATTGGGCGACTGTCCAACCAACACTTCCAAATCCTGCTCGGAGAGGACGGGAATCTGCTTCTGCGAGACACGTCTACGAACGGGACCTGGTTGAACGGGGTGCGGCTGGAGAAGGGGTTGAACCAAGTACTATCCCAGGGGGATGAGATCCGCGTTGGGCTGGGTGTGGCAGCGGACACTGTCTCGTTGGTTGTGTTCATTAACGATCGGTTCAAACAGACACTGGAGAGGCTTGCACACGAGAAGGAGTCGGAGTCCACGCGGGATCATCATGACACTGGGCCGGGGACACCAGATGGCACCCTGACGCGAACTCTGCCACAATCCGAGGAGCACAGCATTTTGAGGGACTACTTTATACAGGACGAGGTCGTAGGTCAAGGTGCGTTTGCGACTGTGAAGAAGGCAATCGAGACGGCGACTGGGCGGACGTACGCGGTAAAGATCATAAACAAGCGGAAAGTAATGGGGAACCTGGATGGTGTCACGCGGGAATTGACCGTCTTACAGAAACTGGACCACCCGAGCATCGTGACGCTGAAGGGATTCTACGAGGACAAGGACAATTACTACATGGTGATGGAATTTGTGTCTGGAGGGGATCTCATGGATTTCGTTGCTGCACATGGACCAGTCGGTGAGGACGCCGGAAGGGAGATCACACGGCAGATCTTGGAAGCCGTGAAGTACATACACTCCGTTGGAATCAGCCACCGAGATTTGAAACCGGACAACATACTCATTAAGCAGGACGATCCAGTCCTTGTGAAGATCACGGATTTTGGGTTGGCCAAGATGCAAGAGCACGGTGCGTTTATGAACACGTTCTGCGGGACGCTTGCGTACGTGGCGCCCGAGGTGGTCAACGGTAGACAGCAAACGAGTGAGCCCGCTGTGCCGAAAGGCGAACGCAGCCATTACTCGTCGCTCGTGGACATGTGGTCGATGGGGTGTCTAGTTTATGTGATTCTGACAGGTCACTTGCCATTCAGTGGGAGTACACCGCAGCAATTGTACGAACAGATCGGGAAGGCGTCGTACCACGAGGTGCCCCTGAAGGACTGCCGTATATCTGACCAGGCGCGTGATTTTATAGACTGTCTGCTGCAAGTGGACCCAAACAACAGACTCTCTGCTGCAAGAGCGTTGGAACATCCATGGATCCAGATGGCGTACCTGGGTTCGCCCTTCGATGGTGCATCACCTCCAATGGTGATGGAACCGGAATCGTCGTTACCGTCACAAGTATCGCTAATGGAGTCCACGGAAAACCAGTCGCAGTTACAGAAGCTGGATGAGGAGAAGTACGAGGCGGTGAAGGCCGAGCGGGACGCACAGTTTGAGCAACTTCTGGCGATGTCGAGAAGCCGACAGGACAACGGTACCAAGCAACCTTTCAAGAAACCACTGGGTGCTCCTGAACGGTTCACGAGGGACGCATTCATCTCGCAGCAGTATACCCGCGAACGACCGGCCCCACAGGCTCGTCAGAGAGGGTACGGCACTCAACCGACGAAACCGGCCGCTACTGGCACTAACACGGGGAGGTTTTTGACGCTGGTGCCCACATCTTTGAGTTACGCGCAGGAGAAGATCGCTGTGACACAGGGTCTTTCGACTTTCTTCATTGGAAGGTCGCACCACTGCAACTACGTACTGAACAACCCGCTGCTGTCCCGGGTGCACTGTTTCCTATTGAAGAAGCGGCACCCTGTCGGTGGGAGCATCAACGAGGCTCCCGCAGCCGGTCTAGAGGACCTATGGTACTGCCACGTCGGGAGCAACCCGTGCCATCTGAACGGCGCCAAGATCGGCCCAGGACAGAAATGCCTGCTGTACGACGGGGACGTCTTAAAGATCCTGAACGACGAGCAGTCAAAGTTACAAGGCCGGCTCTTCGAGATCCGAGTGCAGATTGACGACCCAACGGGGCTGTACAACGACGGCCAGGCGAGCGTGGGCGACTCACAGCGTCGTCCACGGGAAGTGACCCCACAGACAGCAGAGGAGCGCGGTCTCGTCACGCGGCTGAACCGCATGATGGCTACAGCAAACGCAAACCCGCGCAGTGTGCCACGGGAACACCACTACGAATCCACCAGCGACGACCCCGAGCAGAGAAACTCTATTCCGACCTCGCCGCCGCTAAAACGGGCCAAACTGAACCCAACGACGCGCACCTCGAGCAACCTGCAGTTCGCCTCTTCGGGGTGA
- the PEP4 gene encoding proteinase A (similar to Saccharomyces cerevisiae PEP4 (YPL154C); ancestral locus Anc_8.677), which produces MQIQHLLPLAVLLLGGTTSVADAKVHKAKLFKREITEEMEAIPFEQHVQHLGQKYLNQYEKAFPEVSFSKHHPFFKGSAQDSFEVAKGHEVPLSNYLNAQYYTDITLGTPPQQFKVILDTGSSNLWVPSSECGSLACFLHEKYDHSASSSYKANGTDFSIQYGSGSLEGYISQDTLSIGDLTIPKQDFAEATSEPGLAFAFGKFDGILGLAYDTISVDKVVPPFYNALEQDLLDEAKFAFYLGDTNKDAEDGGEAIFGGVDKSKYTGDVTWLPVRRKAYWEVKLEGLGLGDEYAELESHGAAIDTGTSLITLPSGLAEIINSEIGAKKGWTGQYTLECNTRDQLPDLTFNFNGYNFTIGPYDYTLEVSGSCISAITPMDFPEPVGPLAIVGDAFLRKYYSIYDLEHNAVGLAKAV; this is translated from the coding sequence ATGCAGATACAACACCTCTTGCCGCTAGcggtgctgctgttgggCGGGACCACTTCTGTGGCGGATGCTAAGGTGCACAAGGCGAAGCTGTTCAAGCGGGAGATTACCGAGGAGATGGAGGCGATTCCCTTCGAGCAGCACGTGCAGCATTTGGGACAGAAGTACCTGAACCAGTACGAAAAGGCTTTCCCCGAGGTGAGCTTTTCGAAACACCATCCGTTCTTTAAGGGTTCTGCGCAGGACTCGTTCGAGGTTGCCAAGGGCCACGAGGTGCCCCTGTCGAACTACTTGAACGCGCAGTACTACACTGACATCACTCTGGGGACTCCGCCTCAGCAGTTCAAGGTTATTTTGGACACCGGGTCCTCGAACCTGTGGGTGCCCAGCAGCGAGTGTGGTTCACTGGCGTGCTTTCTTCACGAGAAATACGACCATTCCGCCTCTTCGTCGTACAAGGCTAACGGTACGGACTTCTCCATCCAGTACGGGTCTGGGTCCCTAGAGGGGTACATTTCCCAGGATACTTTGTCTATTGGGGACCTGACCATCCCGAAGCAGGACTTCGCGGAGGCCACTAGCGAACCAGGGCTGGCGTTCGCCTTTGGGAAGTTCGACGGGATCTTGGGGCTTGCCTACGACACTATCAGTGTCGACAAAGTCGTCCCACCTTTCTACAACGCTCTAGAACAGGACTTGCTCGACGAGGCGAAGTTCGCCTTCTACCTGGGTGACACCAACAAGGACGCAGAGGACGGCGGCGAGGCCATCTTTGGCGGTGTTGACAAGAGCAAGTACACAGGAGACGTCACATGGCTGCCAGTTCGCCGGAAGGCCTACTGGGAGGTTAAGCTAGAGGGGCTCGGTTTGGGAGACGAGTACGCCGAGTTGGAGTCCCACGGGGCTGCCATTGACACGGGTACCTCCTTGATTACTTTGCCCTCGGGACTAGCAGAGATCATCAACTCTGAAATAGGTGCTAAGAAGGGCTGGACTGGTCAGTACACTCTGGAATGTAACACAAGAGACCAACTGCCCGACTTGaccttcaacttcaacggGTACAACTTCACCATCGGGCCATACGACTACACGCTAGAGGTCTCCGGGTCCTGCATCTCCGCAATCACCCCAATGGACTTCCCAGAACCCGTCGGCCCACTCGCCATCGTCGGTGACGCATTTTTGAGAAAGTACTACTCCATCTACGACCTGGAACACAACGCTGTCGGTCTGGCAAAGGCCGTGTAA
- the KIP2 gene encoding Kip2p (similar to Saccharomyces cerevisiae KIP2 (YPL155C); ancestral locus Anc_8.678) codes for MMMPPKSTPSPHVRRQSAKGTLISTPKSKSAPLSPLLSSRSSLRRTPSQERSRAPSTVSSGSSNNSSTQFSISKRRAFLSSPAATATRTNRATITVAVRIKPTAPNVDPQWHALGPRCIAHWDQGDFQFDHVFGPTATNEDLFAELGGGLVEKLFDGCNATLLAYGTTGSGKTYTMVGHNDGIVKMCGDCVFTRMLNAADERQVKRSVTVSYLEIYNEKICDLLNSNCRNEELKVRDDPVLGVKVHGVLEQKCDTAEELMKWVSVGEAVRKTGKTDYNMRSSRSHAIIQVKLITTNLLNGTTHFNTLSLCDLAGSEKASEQLERRKEGSFINKSLLALGTVISKLSAESNAHDSSRPSSGSLNNSHIPYRDSKLTRLLQPALCNDSVVTAICTIDPTKEAMTETVNTLRFASRAKNVSLNVSRKSISYRPDSQDAEKDKRVRSLTKLVEEQDLIISNLKKQQQHAGSALQRPNSRTALLEAENRVLRDKLQHCERLLDNDSVELQDSQIMEIVDFLPPEVGVLLETKFQSLESENRQYRNYTKQLEAKIASGGDNSDTPAALTLQTNLAERESKIHELLQMLDRKDKMIDALQSSKRLRNRALRPIADNSIGTETTTVPIKKQLL; via the coding sequence ATGATGATGCCACCAAAGAGCACACCAAGCCCGCACGTCAGGAGACAGTCGGCAAAGGGGACGCTCATATCCACGCCGAAATCGAAGAGCGCACCGCTCTCGCCCCTGCTGTCCTCCAGAAGTTCCCTGCGGAGGACCCCCTCCCAGGAGCGATCTCGCGCCCCGTCAACGGTGTCCAGTGGGAGTAGTAACAACTCATCAACGCAATTCTCAATATCGAAAAGACGGGCATTCCTAAGCTCACCGGCAGCCACGGCCACGAGGACCAACAGGGCAACAATCACGGTCGCTGTGCGGATCAAACCAACGGCGCCGAACGTGGACCCGCAATGGCACGCGCTGGGTCCACGGTGCATTGCACACTGGGACCAGGGGGATTTCCAATTCGATCATGTGTTTGGACCAACGGCGACGAACGAGGACTTGTTCGCTGAGCTCGGTGGGGGGTTAGtcgagaaactgtttgacGGGTGCAACGCAACGCTGCTCGCGTACGGGACCACAGGGTCAGGGAAGACATACACTATGGTGGGTCACAACGACGGGATAGTGAAGATGTGCGGGGATTGTGTGTTCACGAGGATGCTCAACGCGGCGGACGAGAGACAGGTAAAGAGATCTGTCACTGTGTCGTACTTGGAGATATACAACGAGAAGATATGCGACCTGCTGAACTCGAACTGCAGGAACGAGGAACTCAAAGTTAGAGACGACCCGGTGCTCGGCGTGAAAGTCCATGGAGTCTTGGAACAGAAATGTGACACGGCAGAGGAGTTGATGAAGTGGGTCTCCGTGGGGGAAGCTGTAAGGAAGACGGGGAAGACAGATTACAACATGCGGAGTTCACGGTCGCACGCAATCATCCAGGTGAAACTCATAACGACCAATCTGTTGAACGGTACCACTCATTTCAACACGCTGTCCCTGTGTGATCTGGCAGGATCCGAAAAGGCCTCCGAACAATTggagaggaggaaagagGGCTCATTTATTAACAAGTCGTTGCTCGCGTTGGGGACAGTAATCTCCAAACTGAGTGCAGAGTCAAACGCGCACGACTCGTCGAGACCGTCGAGCGGATCCTTGAACAATAGCCATATCCCTTACAGGGATTCCAAACTGACAAGACTGTTGCAGCCGGCACTGTGTAACGACAGCGTTGTCACTGCGATATGTACCATTGACCCAACAAAGGAGGCAATGACGGAGACAGTGAACACTCTGAGGTTTGCATCGCGAGCGAAAAACGTCTCCTTGAACGTCTCACGCAAGTCAATCTCGTACAGACCAGATAGTCAAGACGCGGAGAAGGATAAAAGAGTAAGAAGCTTGACCAAGCTGGTAGAGGAGCAGGATCTTATAAtatcaaatttgaagaagcaacaacagcacgCGGGGTCCGCTCTGCAGAGACCAAATTCCCGCACGGCACTACTTGAAGCTGAGAATAGGGTTCTTAGAGACAAGCTGCAGCACTGCGAAAGACTACTGGATAACGATAGCGTCGAGTTACAGGACTCGCAGATTATGGAGATCGTTGATTTCTTGCCTCCAGAGGTTGGCGTACTTTTGGAGACGAAGTTCCAAAGCCTGGAGTCAGAAAACCGACAGTATAGAAACTACACAAAACAATTAGAGGCTAAAATAGCTTCTGGCGGGGACAACTCAGATACACCGGCAGCTCTCACTCTCCAAACGAATTTGGCggagagagagagcaaGATTCATGAACTGTTACAAATGCTCGACCGTAAAGACAAAATGATAGACGCATTGCAGAGTTCGAAACGACTCCGCAACAGGGCATTGAGACCAATAGCGGACAACAGCATCGGCACTGAAACGACCACTGTTCCAATCAAGAAACAACTTTTGTAG
- the PRM4 gene encoding pheromone-regulated protein PRM4 (similar to Saccharomyces cerevisiae PRM4 (YPL156C); ancestral locus Anc_8.679) codes for MFPEFKGKFKQHLVLSLLFVVSVPWALPEGNTSVYITGTGGTLALDNVSLQFQQDPLEDELYFTREIIRLRDGMFPFLDLFAVTPIVLLVDSTDPRAVDLEKTFMQEYEVSPPLTVVNLNSYPESRELRLFLQLYYTQDIMDRSLAYLFINNHPSVGFVMFESYLSLAQFRKLRKAKGVYSEGRVVINKIALPSNF; via the coding sequence ATGTTTCCAGAGTTCAAGGGTAAGTTTAAACAGCACCTTGTGCTGAGTCTGCTTTTTGTGGTTTCTGTACCTTGGGCTCTACCGGAGGGGAACACCAGCGTTTATATTACCGGCACAGGTGGAACACTGGCTTTGGACAACGTTTCTTTACAATTTCAACAGGATCCCTTAGAGGACGAGTTGTATTTTACGCGTGAGATTATCAGATTGCGGGATGGCATGTTCCCatttcttgatcttttcgCGGTGACACCCATAGTTTTGCTGGTCGATTCAACAGATCCGAGGGCAGTagatttggagaagacgTTCATGCAAGAATACGAGGTGTCTCCTCCACTCACGGTTGTGAATTTAAATAGCTACCCGGAGTCTCGAGAGTTGCGCCTCTTTTTACAATTGTACTATACACAGGATATCATGGACAGGTCCCTCGCGTACCTCTTTATCAACAACCATCCCTCTGTTGGATTTGTAATGTTTGAGTCGTACCTTTCCCTCGCTCAATTTCGAAAGTTGAGAAAGGCAAAGGGGGTTTATTCTGAGGGGAGGGTTGTTATCAACAAGATAGCGCTACCGTCCAATTTCTGA
- the TGS1 gene encoding RNA methyltransferase (similar to Saccharomyces cerevisiae TGS1 (YPL157W); ancestral locus Anc_8.680), with product MGKKVIHAAHFERSLKKRSPKRFQRLKPDLENETFKVISNRKLKNPKLFKYWKNRVRIFSKIHENNIHLTEALWFSVTPESISKFVAQFAKSCLPDARCILDVCCGGGGNTIQFAQLFPRVIGVDNDLSHLYCCVMNCRAYNVEKSVWLKYGPWNSDISLGKDVTVDCIFSSPPWGGPEYLHADKYDLEKSLQPGGITYLLRSFAKFTQNIILFLPRNSNLQQIASSTRSVFGPLAKCKVLYVKDNGYLKGIMCMWGAPFLNYNTASSDEEPSDEPKSVTQPAGNTSELYDING from the coding sequence ATGGGTAAAAAAGTGATACACGCGGCTCATTTTGAGCGTtccttgaaaaaaagatcGCCCAAGAGATTCCAACGGCTAAAACCggatttggaaaacgagACGTTCAAAGTCATCTCGAATCGTAAACTCAAAAACCcgaaactgttcaaataCTGGAAGAATAGGGTTAGGatcttctccaaaataCACGAGAACAACATACACCTGACAGAGGCTCTGTGGTTCAGTGTCACTCCGGAATCCATTTCGAAGTTTGTAGCGCAATTCGCCAAGTCGTGCCTGCCCGATGCCCGATGCATACTGGATGTCTGTtgcggtggtggtgggaaTACAATCCAGTTTGCCCAGCTGTTTCCCAGAGTAATAGGGGTAGACAACGATCTGTCACACCTGTACTGCTGCGTGATGAACTGTCGTGCATACAACGTCGAAAAATCCGTGTGGTTAAAATATGGACCTTGGAACAGCGATATCTCGCTTGGTAAAGATGTCACAGTCGATTGTATCTTCTCATCTCCACCTTGGGGCGGGCCCGAGTACTTGCATGCCGATAAATACGACTTGGAAAAATCCTTGCAGCCTGGTGGAATCACGTACCTGCTTCGAAGTTTTGCCAAGTTCACACAAAATATAATTCTGTTCCTCCCCAGGAACTCTaatcttcaacaaattgcAAGCTCTACGAGATCCGTCTTCGGTCCGCTTGCCAAATGTAAAGTGCTGTACGTGAAGGATAACGGATATTTGAAGGGGATAATGTGCATGTGGGGGGCACCATTCTTAAACTATAACACTGCATCATCGGATGAGGAGCCAAGTGACGAACCGAAATCGGTGACACAACCTGCGGGAAACACTTCAGAGCTATACGATATCAATGGCTAG